The Saccharomyces mikatae IFO 1815 strain IFO1815 genome assembly, chromosome: 15 DNA window GAGGACAAAATACCTGAAATGTTTGGGGGATATATTGATGTTCGTGATGTGGCAAAGGCTCACTTGGTagcttttcaaaagaggGAAACAATTGGGAAAAGATTAATCGTATCAGAAGCTAGGTTTACTATGCAGGATATCCTGGATATACTTAATGAGGACTTCCCCGTCCTAAAGGGTAAGATTCCAGTGGGTAAACAAGGTACAGGTGCTACTCACAATACTCTTGGTGCCAATCTCGATAATAGTAAGAGTAAATCACTATTAGGTTTCAAGTTCAGGAACCTAAAGGAGACCATTGACGATACTGCTTCCCAAATTTTAAAATTCGAAGGTAGATTATAAAGCTATGAATGAAATAGATAGTGATTATATAGACTTTAGCatacttttattattatattatctAGTACGCCCGCTTATTTACTTTTCATATATTGCTTAAATATGCTGCGAAAACTGCGAAGAAgctagaaaaagaagaaaaattaaagagaaaacaatagAGAAACAGTTAGACAAGTGTATATTTTTAGAACATACTAGAAGAGAAATTGTGTGCAATGACTGGAGCAGCAACAACCACAGCAGAGAACTCTGCTACCCCATTAGAATTTTACAGAAAAGCTCTAAATTTCAACGTTATTGGGAGGTACGATCCCAAAATAAAGCAACTACTTTTCCACACACCACATGCTTCGCTGTATAAATGGGACTTCAAGAAGGACGAATGGAACAAACTTGAATACCAAGGTGTTCTAGCTATATATCTTAGAGACGTTTCCCAAAATATCAATCTTTTATCCATTCCTCCACAAGAAACAGACATTTTTGACTCGCAAAATGGTAGTAATAACATTCAAACAAACAATGGCGCTGACAATAGTAGCAGGAACAGCAATGGAAACGGGAACGGTTTTAAGAATAACGATTCGTTAAGTTACAACTGCGGTAAAACCCTAACTGGAAAAGACATATACAATTACGGATTGATCATACTAAACAGAATCAACCCTGACAATTTCTCCATGGGTATTGTTCCCAATAGTGTGGTGAATAAGAGGAAAGTATTCAATGCCCAAGAAGATGCACGTAACCCACTAGAGTGCATGGGGGTTGAAGTGAAGGACGAGTTGGTTATTATTAAGAATCTAAAACATGAGGTGTATGGCATATGGATTCATACAGTAAATGATAGAAAAAACATCTATGACCTGATAAAGTACCTTCTAGAAAATGAACCAAAAGATTCATTTGCTTAAGCACAAAAGCAATATCCCCAactaaggaaaaaaaaatgatgtaCTTTAATACAATATATACGTACATAcctatatacatacatatatatatatatatatagatatacgtatatataaaaatgataaCTCTATTAGGTAAGTTATGAGATTGTAGTAGAAGAGGGTGTACTACTTGCActctgtttctttttagtcattcttttctttttaggGGCAGGTGTGCCACTCTCACTCTTTTTTGCGTTCTTTCTAGGTCGCTTGACCTTAGGTTTATCTaaattgttattgttattgttactaGCAGCATTGTTGCTGCTCCTTTTGTTTGCATTTTTCATAGCTCCACCATTTTGTTGCTGCTCCAAGGCTTGCTGTTGTCTTTGCAATAGCTGCTGTTGGGGGGTCAATGGCGCTGTCATTGATATTCTGGCATTAAAAGGAGTCGGGTTGATATTTGCACTTAATGCCTGctgtttccttttctctttatttattctcCATTGCTCAATGAATTTCAATCTGCTAAATTGATTATTATCATTGCCCATGGTAGAGCCCACTGCAGCAGCAGCCGCCGCCGCCGCCAAAGCTACTTGGTTTCCATTGGCCAAACTGTTATTCCTTGTATTCGATGCAGAATTTGAAGTTGAGGACGCAACTCCACGAGCCCCATTGGAATTTGAGGTCGCAATCTCCATCGCATTTTTGGTAAGTGAAACAGCAAACGTGGAGTTCGTTATTGTCGTCGTGCGTTCATTCATAATCAACATCAACTGTTCATAATTCGAACTATGTTGTGGAAATTCATCGTGCTCTTCAATATGTCCCACAACACCCTTTGTTCCTTCCCTTGTCGATTCAGTCCGGTGTTCGTGAAcaaatgattttttttggtcGTCCCAATGAGGTTCTATAAAAGCGGTATCTTCCAACATGTCTCGGTGCTCGTACGGATTCAATGGAACGTTTAGTGAtaaatttctctttgtaaGTGTCAATATTTCAGATTCAAACTGTTGATAAATGCTATCAGAAAACCGTGCATTGTCTGCGTAAGACATCATGTCATAGTAGGTAGTTAAGTCGTTTGGTTTCAAAAGTGTTCTATATACTCTGGGTCGTTTAAAGGAAGTCTTCTTATTAGCTGCGTTGGTGCTTGTATTCGTCACACCACTATTCGGTTCAGACGGCTGCTGGATTTTGGAGTTGTCTTGTGTGTTACCATTATTTGAAGGAGAAGAGGAAGTTGTATTGGAGTTATGCTTGCCCTCTTTAGGGCTGACATCTACAGTATTTGTATGGTCATAAACTTGCAAAATGAGGTTTCCTTCATAAAATTGGATATTACAATCCCTTAATACTTCCATAATAGCATCGGGAATCCTGCCTCTGGCAACATATtctaaaaattctttcaaggTTTCGTTATTTTTGGTTAATATTAGACCATCGCTTGTAAGTTCAGGCTGTttttgctgctgttgtaaTCTGCTATTAGCAGGAGCACAAATCTTATAATTATTCTCATAGATATGGAATTCAAAACTGTGTAAATACTGCTcatactttttcaaaattgaatCTGCATCTTCCACAAAATTATAAAGTCTTTTCGGTCTTTTGTTTAGGGTCATGAgcatttgataaaattggGCCTCATAATTTTGCAGAGCTTGTTGTTTTCTCTGCTGTTCGAGTAGCCTCTGTTGTAGTAATAATCTTTGTCTTTGTTGCAATTGCTGTATTTGGTCTCTCGTTAAAGTCCTTGCGCTATCAttaacattattattattatttgctCTCATAACAGGATGATTTACACTCGCTACCGTAGAATTCATAGGAGGTGGTACGTTGACTGGGCTACCTGGCGAACCCATATTAGGCGTTGTTGCATTTACAGGAATACCAAACACATGAGGATCGTTTCCTGTCGGACTATTGGCACTCATATCTAAAGGTGTGAGCACAAATCAACCGTTACTGATTACTTCTGATTCTCTTGAAGACTACTCCTCTCATTCCTCTATACATAAGTTGATCATCTTGGTACTTCTTCATGGTTGATGTTCGCCAGATATCACCAGCGGGGTAACCATATCAAACAATGGTATAGCAATTGAAATATTATATGAAAATAGAtacaaagaaatgaatGACACGAGATACTGTCTCTCAGACACTTATACAAGTATTAACATAGAACGTTGGATCATATACATAATGAGTAGATTATTGGGGAAGGTAGAATAGAGTAAAAACATAGAGTAGCgaatcgaaaaaaaaaaaagataatataaAGTCATGTCATTTTCCACATATCTTGCATACCAAGAATGGAAGTTACAACACCAGATAACGCAACATACTCCTCGCTGCTGGTTAAGTATCCCAAG harbors:
- the DCP1 gene encoding Dcp1p (similar to Saccharomyces cerevisiae DCP1 (YOL149W); ancestral locus Anc_3.1) — encoded protein: MTGAATTTAENSATPLEFYRKALNFNVIGRYDPKIKQLLFHTPHASLYKWDFKKDEWNKLEYQGVLAIYLRDVSQNINLLSIPPQETDIFDSQNGSNNIQTNNGADNSSRNSNGNGNGFKNNDSLSYNCGKTLTGKDIYNYGLIILNRINPDNFSMGIVPNSVVNKRKVFNAQEDARNPLECMGVEVKDELVIIKNLKHEVYGIWIHTVNDRKNIYDLIKYLLENEPKDSFA
- the SPT20 gene encoding Spt20p (similar to Saccharomyces cerevisiae SPT20 (YOL148C); ancestral locus Anc_3.2); this encodes MSANSPTGNDPHVFGIPVNATTPNMGSPGSPVNVPPPMNSTVASVNHPVMRANNNNNVNDSARTLTRDQIQQLQQRQRLLLQQRLLEQQRKQQALQNYEAQFYQMLMTLNKRPKRLYNFVEDADSILKKYEQYLHSFEFHIYENNYKICAPANSRLQQQQKQPELTSDGLILTKNNETLKEFLEYVARGRIPDAIMEVLRDCNIQFYEGNLILQVYDHTNTVDVSPKEGKHNSNTTSSSPSNNGNTQDNSKIQQPSEPNSGVTNTSTNAANKKTSFKRPRVYRTLLKPNDLTTYYDMMSYADNARFSDSIYQQFESEILTLTKRNLSLNVPLNPYEHRDMLEDTAFIEPHWDDQKKSFVHEHRTESTREGTKGVVGHIEEHDEFPQHSSNYEQLMLIMNERTTTITNSTFAVSLTKNAMEIATSNSNGARGVASSTSNSASNTRNNSLANGNQVALAAAAAAAAVGSTMGNDNNQFSRLKFIEQWRINKEKRKQQALSANINPTPFNARISMTAPLTPQQQLLQRQQQALEQQQNGGAMKNANKRSSNNAASNNNNNNLDKPKVKRPRKNAKKSESGTPAPKKKRMTKKKQSASSTPSSTTIS